The following are encoded together in the Montipora foliosa isolate CH-2021 chromosome 12, ASM3666993v2, whole genome shotgun sequence genome:
- the LOC137981154 gene encoding uncharacterized protein, whose amino-acid sequence MAVYQPRRAAIATILVAVMQDDIREELLGRHKRGRTKEWIRRREEKGMYRLVEELRAKDTVAYKEMMRMNYETFSEILMAIEPEISKEQVIGGHKIIKPAVRLTLALRFLATGETFTSLHFQFRMGKATISYIIREVCEAIWTILGPKYMSVPSTVEKWSEIANAFESRWQYPNCLGAIDGKHINIRPPTGSGSYYYNYKHTHSVVLMAVAGPNYECLYADVGTNGRIADGGVFNKCSLLRCLEEGTLGIPGDKPLPFDEKPLPFVLLGDDAFALRPFLMKPFPQRKLTLEKRIYNYR is encoded by the coding sequence ATGGCTGTGTATCAGCCGAGAAGAGCAGCTATTGCCACAATTTTAGTGGCTGTAATGCAGGATGACATACGTGAAGAGTTGCTGGGCCGCCACAAACGAGGAAGGACGAAAGAGTGGATACGGAGGAGAGAAGAGAAAGGGATGTATCGATTAGTTGAGGAGTTGCGAGCGAAAGACACGGTAGCGTACAAGGAGATGATGAGGATGAATTATGAGACATTTAGCGAAATTTTGATGGCTATTGAGCCCGAGATTTCCAAAGAACAAGTAATAGGCGGACATAAGATCATTAAGCCAGCGGTGAGGCTGACCCTAGCGCTCCGTTTCCTGGCCACCGGCGAGACATTTACATCGCTACATTTTCAGTTCAGAATGGGGAAGGCAACAATATCTTACATAATTCGCGAGGTTTGTGAGGCCATCTGGACAATTCTCGGTCCAAAGTACATGTCAGTTCCCTCAACCGTGGAAAAGTGGTCCGAAATAGCGAATGCGTTCGAAAGTCGATGGCAATATCCGAATTGCCTTGGAGCAATCGACGGAAAACATATCAACATCCGTCCACCCACCGGAAGTGGATCGTACTATTACAACTACAAGCACACCCACTCGGTGGTGCTGATGGCTGTGGCAGGACCGAATTATGAGTGCCTGTATGCGGATGTTGGAACAAATGGCAGGATTGCGGATGGGGGAGTTTTTAATAAGTGTAGCCTGCTTCGTTGCCTTGAGGAAGGGACATTGGGCATACCAGGAGACAAGCCACTCCCCTTCGATGAGAAACCTCTTCCATTCGTCCTCTTGGGGGATGATGCTTTTGCACTTCGTCCATTTTTAATGAAGCCTTTTCCCCAGAGAAAACTTACCCTCGAGAAGAGGATCTATAATTATAGGTAG
- the LOC137979900 gene encoding uncharacterized protein: MADCSCILCNESAEGLKDNLIRLTDKGSRGIRKASKERGESVDAKEGDYVHEKCRRDYCLKQNIDRAKRQSLSATPVIPRPLVRAVESTFRFDRNCFFCGTEVNFEYNRKKSQDAFRVTTLATKDSVLKVCEERGDSWAEVVKARLPHVHDLPAADAIYHQPCSVNCRTKKQIPSIYASTITLPFKKDRFWGGLSTDLIIEQVLMRSVKTSGGLTRGKGINEHQRLVWLLSMPIYAETNRVMQSLSGVEFNSGEQNKDICKARMQRDLKDTVTVLTSLAERSPFAEDPSLRNIMTGVNADSNVNVDAAAEVGTKVLESMTGKSVCSYSFSRCAQAITMASKSSLTIGNESVQVDPQLLFQRLILACNSAEELTSVFQYELASYPTALFESPLMMNPAQKPGLADAIWSTLSPDAKTGPTTQVHYVLDGGALLHCVPWPRGNGTYRDVLAAYTSYVSRKYGRPTVVFDGYDDISTKYSTQKRRAAGKVAPTISFTEDMQVTSKREEFLSNAKNKQRFINLFSDALRRANCQVKQAPGDADVTIVRAAVDSGQSTPTVLVGDDTDLLVLLCYHTDIHGCDVFFRPEPKTNVTRRRVWNIKKVKKQLGPEVCENLLFIHAFLGCDTTSRIFGLGKGAALKKFISSAYFREKAKVFSHDSSTQDEILLAGENSLVCLYGGRPGQKLDILRYQKYCEKVASRSTRIQPQSLPPTSCAAGFHSLRVRLQVQQWKEHDAGMALGDWGWNVDDQQVTPVMTSKPPAPAALLQIVRCNCQTDCSSRRCTCRRHGLECSPSCGQCKGTGCTNSGTLSEEDADDAIE; the protein is encoded by the coding sequence ATGGCCGATTGTAGTTGTATTTTATGCAACGAGTCGGCGGAAGGACTAAAAGATAACCTAATTAGGTTGACTGATAAGGGAAGTCGAGGAATAAGAAAAGCAAGCAAGGAAAGAGGGGAGAGCGTTGATGCGAAAGAAGGGGACTATGTACACGAGAAGTGCCGTAGGGACTACTGCTTGAAGCAGAATATTGACCGCGCAAAAAGACAGAGTTTGAGTGCTACGCCCGTAATCCCCAGGCCATTGGTCCGTGCTGTGGAAAGTACTTTCAGATTTGACCGAAACTGTTTCTTTTGTGGAACGGAAGTAAACTTTGAATACAACAGAAAGAAAAGTCAAGATGCCTTTAGAGTGACGACGCTGGCGACCAAGGATTCAGTTTTGAAGGTTTGCGAGGAAAGGGGCGACTCCTGGGCGGAAGTTGTTAAGGCCAGGCTCCCACACGTTCATGACTTACCTGCTGCGGATGCAATATACCACCAGCCGTGCAGCGTGAACTGTAGGACCAAGAAGCAAATACCGAGCATTTATGCCAGTACAATAACGCTGCCTTTCAAGAAAGATCGGTTTTGGGGCGGTCTCTCCACCGACTTGATAATAGAACAAGTTCTGATGAGAAGCGTAAAGACGAGCGGTGGACTGACGAGAGGAAAGGGAATCAACGAGCATCAACGACTAGTTTGGCTTTTATCTATGCCAATCTACGCCGAGACAAACAGAGTCATGCAGTCCCTTTCAGGTGTTGAATTTAACTCAGGCGAACAAAATAAAGACATTTGCAAGGCAAGAATGCAGCGTGACTTGAAAGATACAGTAACTGTATTGACTAGTCTGGCAGAGCGCAGTCCTTTTGCTGAAGACCCAAGTCTACGCAACATCATGACCGGGGTCAATGCGGATAGCAATGTCAATGTGGACGCTGCCGCTGAAGTAGGGACCAAGGTACTGGAGTCCATGACAGGAAAGTCCGTTTGTTCCTACTCGTTTTCGCGCTGCGCCCAGGCCATCACAATGGCATCAAAATCATCGTTAACAATCGGAAACGAGTCTGTCCAAGTAGATCCGCAGCTTCTATTCCAGAGGCTAATTTTAGCGTGTAACAGTGCAGAAGAGCTCACATCAGTCTTCCAGTACGAGCTGGCAAGCTATCCCACGGCTTTGTTTGAGAGTCCGCTGATGATGAACCCAGCACAGAAGCCAGGACTCGCAGACGCGATATGGTCAACACTAAGCCCTGATGCGAAGACTGGACCTACCACACAAGTCCATTACGTCCTGGATGGTGGCGCGCTACTCCATTGCGTACCCTGGCCTCGTGGTAATGGTACATATCGAGATGTTCTGGCAGCGTATACATCATATGTAAGCCGTAAGTACGGGAGGCCGACTGTAGTTTTTGATGGGTACGACGACATCTCAACCAAGTACTCCACCCAGAAGCGACGCGCCGCTGGCAAAGTCGCTCCGACGATCAGTTTTACGGAGGATATGCAAGTCACTTCGAAGAGAGAGGAATTCTTATCGAACGCCAAGAACAAGCAGCGTTTTATCAACCTGTTCAGTGATGCTCTTCGTCGGGCTAATTGTCAGGTAAAACAAGCACCAGGAGACGCCGATGTCACCATCGTGAGGGCAGCAGTAGATTCAGGTCAATCGACACCGACAGTTCTAGTTGGAGATGACACTGACCTTCTAGTGCTGTTATGCTATCACACGGATATTCATGGGTGCGATGTTTTCTTCCGACCAGAACCTAAGACCAACGTGACTCGCAGGCGGGTTTGGAAcatcaagaaagtcaagaagCAACTCGGCCCTGAAGTCTGTGAGAACCTACTCTTTATTCACGCGTTCCTCGGCTGTGATACGACGTCACGTATCTTCGGCCTTGGAAAGGGGGCAGCGctcaagaagttcatcagcAGTGCGTACTTCAGAGAGAAGGCTAAAGTGTTCAGCCATGATAGCAGCACGCAAGATGAGATCCTGTTAGCCGGCGAGAACTCGCTAGTGTGCCTGTATGGTGGAAGACCGGGCCAGAAGCTTGACATCTTGCGTTACCAAAAATACTGCGAAAAGGTAGCCAGCAGAAGCACACGGATCCAGCCTCAGAGTTTACCGCCAACATCATGCGCAGCCGGGTTCCATAGCCTACGGGTCCGACTTCAGGTACAACAGTGGAAGGAACATGACGCTGGAATGGCGCTTGGCGACTGGGGATGGAATGTGGACGACCAACAAGTCACACCTGTCATGACTAGCAAGCCCCCTGCACCAGCggctttacttcaaattgtcAGGTGCAACTGCCAAACAGATTGCAGTTCTCGGCGCTGCACGTGCCGTCGCCATGGCTTGGAATGTTCGCCATCTTGCGGGCAGTGCAAGGGCACAGGTTGTACCAACTCGGGAACCCTGTCTGAAGAGGACGCTGATGATGCTATTGAATGA